From Chengkuizengella sediminis, one genomic window encodes:
- a CDS encoding ArsR/SmtB family transcription factor, which yields MTEENNHQSNGNDYNELDKETLFIVSQTFKALSDPTRIRIIHLLVNQEYSVNEISEKLGLLQSTVSHQLRFLKNLRLVKYRRAGTTMYYSHDDEHVVDLLEQAINHAQHL from the coding sequence ATGACGGAGGAAAACAATCATCAATCAAATGGAAATGACTATAATGAACTAGATAAGGAAACATTATTTATCGTATCTCAAACATTTAAAGCTTTATCCGATCCAACAAGAATTCGAATTATACATTTGTTAGTGAATCAAGAATATTCAGTGAATGAGATTTCAGAAAAGCTTGGATTGCTGCAATCGACTGTTTCACATCAGTTACGTTTTTTAAAAAACTTACGATTGGTAAAATACCGCAGAGCGGGAACAACGATGTATTATTCTCATGATGATGAACATGTAGTGGACTTGTTAGAACAAGCAATAAACCATGCCCAGCATCTTTAA
- a CDS encoding molybdopterin oxidoreductase family protein yields the protein MALTLFKKKKKSQKNQPVSNQSHCCFCSMQCSLQLVPSDKKSGLVVKPSPDFPVATGRLCQKGLNSLDHVVHPSRIREPLVRVGEEGDKKWSTTSWETAFDQISNKMKELQNIHGKDSVSVFGGGSLTNEVSYLLGKFTRVALQSKYIDYNGRYCMSTAAAAGNKAFGVDRGLTLPLAELENAKYIILAGSNIAECQPTMLPYLMAAKKKGAVIVTIDPRNTKTSKLSDIHVRLQPGFDAMFVNALLHVIVNEKLYDVQFIKDKTNGFSELVDTVKPFSPDVVEEMTGILAPKIRTIARGFAKAKTGIVFTARGLEQQVNGVENTLNYINLCLTTGKIGKSGCGFGAVTGQANGQGGREHGQKADQLPGYRMLEDKSAREHVAKVWGISPDELPRNGVSAFEMFEKMNAGEIKAMIVLGSNPIVSSPNNAVVEQALKKLELLVVVDLFETETAEYADWLIPGSSFLEAEGTLTNLEGRVFHRAKVLETPNENLLDYEIICEFAERLGRGQYFQYQSIEDVFNELARASAGGKADYGGITYERLKEEKGLFWPCHEPNHPGTPMMFKDGFYHEDGKAKIFAIKPEKPAEPIDQEYPYILTTGRLANHYLSGAQTRRTENLNKRSPLPVAEIHPWLAKKIGLLPNQKINITSRRGSLDFHVKITEGIHPKTIFVPFHWGKELAINQLTNDALAPISRMPEFKICAVRVKAIK from the coding sequence ATGGCTTTAACGCTGTTTAAAAAAAAGAAAAAATCACAAAAAAACCAGCCCGTATCTAATCAATCTCACTGCTGTTTCTGTAGTATGCAGTGTAGCTTGCAGCTAGTTCCAAGTGACAAAAAATCAGGTCTGGTAGTTAAACCTAGCCCAGATTTTCCAGTAGCAACAGGACGACTTTGTCAAAAAGGGTTAAATTCACTAGATCATGTTGTACACCCCTCCCGTATTAGAGAACCTTTGGTTAGAGTGGGTGAAGAGGGTGATAAGAAATGGTCCACTACGAGTTGGGAAACAGCATTTGATCAGATTTCAAATAAAATGAAAGAGTTACAAAATATACATGGGAAAGATTCAGTTTCCGTTTTTGGGGGCGGATCTTTAACAAATGAAGTTTCCTATTTATTAGGCAAGTTTACTCGAGTGGCGTTGCAATCTAAATATATTGATTATAACGGTAGGTATTGTATGTCTACTGCTGCAGCAGCAGGAAATAAAGCATTTGGTGTTGATCGAGGGTTAACACTCCCTTTAGCTGAATTAGAAAATGCAAAGTACATTATTCTAGCAGGATCAAATATTGCGGAATGCCAACCGACGATGCTGCCATACTTAATGGCAGCAAAGAAAAAAGGGGCAGTGATCGTTACCATTGACCCTAGAAATACGAAAACTTCAAAATTATCTGATATACATGTCCGTTTACAACCTGGTTTTGATGCCATGTTTGTTAATGCTTTATTACATGTGATTGTGAATGAAAAGCTTTATGATGTGCAATTTATTAAGGATAAAACAAATGGATTTTCTGAGCTAGTAGATACCGTGAAACCATTTTCTCCTGATGTTGTAGAGGAAATGACAGGAATCCTTGCTCCTAAGATTCGAACGATTGCACGAGGTTTTGCAAAAGCTAAAACAGGAATTGTATTCACAGCACGTGGGTTGGAACAGCAGGTGAACGGTGTTGAAAATACATTAAATTATATTAATTTATGCTTAACCACAGGGAAAATTGGTAAATCAGGTTGTGGTTTTGGTGCAGTAACAGGGCAAGCAAACGGACAGGGTGGAAGAGAACATGGTCAAAAAGCAGATCAGCTTCCTGGTTACCGTATGTTAGAGGATAAATCAGCACGAGAACATGTTGCAAAAGTGTGGGGGATTTCACCAGATGAACTACCCAGAAATGGTGTTTCTGCATTTGAAATGTTTGAGAAAATGAATGCGGGTGAGATCAAAGCGATGATTGTACTGGGCTCCAATCCGATCGTATCGAGTCCGAATAATGCTGTGGTTGAGCAAGCATTAAAGAAGTTAGAATTATTAGTTGTAGTTGATTTATTTGAAACGGAAACAGCAGAATATGCAGATTGGTTAATACCTGGATCTTCATTTTTAGAAGCAGAAGGTACTTTAACGAATTTGGAAGGTCGCGTTTTTCATAGAGCCAAAGTCTTAGAAACTCCGAATGAAAATCTATTGGACTATGAAATTATTTGTGAATTTGCAGAAAGATTAGGTCGTGGACAGTATTTTCAATATCAATCAATCGAAGATGTATTTAATGAGTTAGCCAGAGCTTCTGCAGGTGGGAAAGCAGATTATGGTGGGATTACCTATGAACGTTTGAAAGAGGAAAAAGGTTTGTTTTGGCCATGTCATGAACCAAATCATCCAGGGACACCAATGATGTTTAAGGATGGGTTTTATCATGAAGATGGAAAAGCAAAAATATTTGCAATCAAACCGGAGAAACCTGCAGAGCCAATAGATCAAGAGTATCCATATATTTTAACAACTGGTCGTCTAGCGAATCATTATCTTAGTGGTGCGCAGACTCGGAGAACTGAAAATTTGAATAAAAGATCTCCGTTACCTGTTGCGGAAATTCATCCTTGGTTAGCCAAAAAAATAGGTTTGCTTCCGAATCAAAAAATAAATATTACAAGTAGAAGAGGATCACTTGATTTTCATGTTAAAATCACAGAAGGAATTCATCCTAAAACGATTTTTGTCCCGTTTCACTGGGGGAAAGAATTAGCTATTAATCAATTAACAAATGATGCATTAGCTCCAATCAGCCGCATGCCAGAGTTTAAAATTTGTGCAGTTCGAGTTAAAGCTATTAAGTGA
- the nirD gene encoding nitrite reductase small subunit NirD, with protein MNNLKSDKSWVEVANYDDLPVNSGKTVRFKEKELAIFRLTSGKILAIENRCPHKDGVLAEGIVSGEYVFCPLHDRKIDLSSGLVQKPDTGCVTTFDVYVENGKVYIALLEKSEIAS; from the coding sequence ATGAACAACTTAAAAAGTGATAAATCATGGGTAGAAGTAGCTAATTATGATGATTTACCTGTGAACTCAGGAAAAACAGTTCGTTTTAAAGAAAAAGAGTTAGCTATTTTTCGTTTAACAAGTGGTAAAATCTTAGCAATTGAAAATCGCTGTCCTCATAAAGATGGTGTTTTAGCAGAAGGGATAGTGAGTGGGGAATATGTGTTCTGTCCTTTACACGACCGTAAAATTGATTTATCTTCAGGTTTAGTGCAAAAACCAGATACTGGATGTGTAACCACTTTTGATGTATACGTTGAAAATGGAAAAGTATATATTGCTTTATTAGAAAAAAGCGAAATCGCTAGCTAG
- the nirB gene encoding nitrite reductase large subunit NirB produces MSQKEKLVVIGNGMAGVNTVEHILKLAPNQFDITIFGSEPHPNYNRILLSYVLAGDSKVDDIVINSYEWYEEHGISLYTGETITEINSETKIVTSDKGTTISYDKLIISTGSNAFMLPLPGADKEGVIAYRTIQDCEYMMEAAKNYKKAVVIGGGLLGLEAARGFLNLGMKVDVVHICDSIMERQLDRTASKMLQEKLESQGMNFLLNKQTEKILGKDRVKGLKFSDGSKVDADLVVMAVGISPNVQLAVDAGIEVKRGIVVNDFLETSVKDIFSVGECAEHRGIGYGLVAPLFEQGAVLAKKIAGVDTNPYEGSVVYTKLKVSGVDVFSGGEFIDGDNTKAIKIEDEFSGIYKKVLVRENKIIGAVLFGDTSDGTRLMQMIRNETDITGYEKAAILKDPDENSGKGSSVADMSDDEIICGCNGVSKGTICSVIKEQGLTSVEEVKNCTTASRSCGGCKSLVSDLLEYTIGDEFDKSAQKETMCECTDLEKEEIVVQIKEKGLSHVREVMSVLDWKNEEGCSKCRPAINYYLGMVNPKQYQDDSTSRFVNERMHANIQKDGTYSVVPRMYGGVTNPADLKKIATVAEKYNVPKVKITGGQRIDLLGVKKEDLTNMWEELDMPSGYAYGKAVRTVKTCVGEEFCRFGTADSMGMGIQIEKRFERLNTPAKVKMAVSGCPRNCAESGIKDLGVVAIDGGWELYAGGNGGVKLRKGDLVATVKTEAEVIEYTEAYLQYYRETGVYGERTSEWVERLGVQHIQDILADEAKREELCGRMDTALSVLKDPWKEAVKSEKIQKDLYEVIEAK; encoded by the coding sequence ATGAGTCAAAAAGAAAAACTAGTGGTGATAGGGAATGGGATGGCTGGTGTGAACACAGTTGAGCATATATTAAAGCTAGCTCCAAATCAGTTTGATATTACAATCTTTGGTTCAGAACCGCATCCAAACTATAATCGTATATTATTATCCTACGTTTTAGCGGGAGATTCCAAAGTAGATGATATTGTTATTAATAGTTATGAATGGTATGAGGAACATGGGATTTCATTATATACAGGGGAAACCATCACTGAGATAAATTCGGAAACTAAAATAGTGACAAGTGATAAAGGTACAACAATTTCTTATGATAAATTGATTATCTCTACAGGATCCAATGCGTTTATGCTTCCATTACCAGGTGCAGATAAAGAAGGAGTTATCGCTTATCGTACTATTCAAGATTGTGAGTATATGATGGAAGCTGCGAAAAACTACAAAAAAGCGGTTGTTATCGGTGGAGGATTATTAGGATTAGAAGCAGCAAGAGGATTTTTAAACCTTGGTATGAAGGTGGATGTAGTGCATATCTGTGATTCCATTATGGAAAGACAACTGGATCGTACAGCTTCAAAAATGCTTCAAGAAAAACTAGAGTCTCAAGGCATGAACTTTTTATTGAATAAACAGACAGAGAAAATTCTAGGTAAAGATAGAGTGAAAGGTTTAAAATTTTCTGATGGTTCCAAAGTTGATGCAGATTTAGTTGTGATGGCAGTAGGAATTTCTCCAAATGTGCAGCTTGCCGTAGATGCAGGTATTGAAGTTAAACGAGGCATTGTAGTAAATGATTTTCTAGAAACGAGTGTAAAAGATATATTTTCCGTTGGAGAGTGTGCAGAACATAGAGGGATTGGATATGGATTAGTTGCTCCGTTATTTGAACAAGGTGCTGTATTAGCAAAGAAAATTGCAGGAGTAGATACAAATCCTTATGAAGGTTCTGTAGTATATACAAAATTAAAGGTTTCTGGTGTAGATGTATTCTCAGGTGGAGAATTTATTGATGGAGATAATACAAAAGCGATCAAAATAGAAGATGAATTTTCAGGTATTTATAAAAAGGTTTTAGTAAGAGAAAACAAGATTATTGGTGCAGTACTATTCGGAGATACTTCGGATGGTACTAGATTAATGCAAATGATACGCAACGAAACAGACATTACTGGATATGAAAAAGCAGCTATTCTAAAAGATCCCGATGAAAATAGTGGTAAAGGATCTAGTGTCGCTGATATGAGTGATGATGAAATCATTTGTGGATGTAATGGAGTAAGTAAAGGTACCATCTGTTCAGTGATTAAAGAGCAAGGATTAACTTCGGTTGAAGAAGTGAAAAACTGTACAACAGCCTCACGTTCTTGTGGAGGATGTAAATCGTTAGTAAGTGATTTATTAGAGTACACAATAGGTGATGAATTTGATAAATCAGCACAAAAAGAAACGATGTGTGAATGTACGGATTTAGAAAAAGAAGAAATCGTAGTACAAATTAAGGAAAAAGGTCTTTCCCATGTGCGTGAGGTTATGAGTGTTCTAGATTGGAAAAACGAAGAGGGCTGTTCTAAGTGTAGACCTGCTATTAATTATTACTTAGGCATGGTGAATCCAAAACAGTATCAAGATGACTCAACTTCACGTTTTGTAAATGAAAGAATGCATGCGAATATCCAAAAGGATGGTACGTATTCAGTAGTACCTCGAATGTATGGTGGGGTTACAAATCCAGCAGATTTGAAAAAAATCGCAACTGTAGCTGAAAAATACAATGTGCCAAAAGTGAAAATCACTGGGGGTCAAAGAATAGATTTGTTAGGTGTTAAAAAAGAAGATTTAACAAACATGTGGGAAGAGTTGGATATGCCTTCAGGATATGCCTATGGTAAAGCGGTCAGAACAGTAAAAACATGTGTTGGAGAAGAGTTTTGTCGATTTGGAACTGCCGATTCTATGGGAATGGGGATTCAGATTGAAAAACGATTTGAACGTTTAAATACGCCTGCAAAAGTGAAAATGGCTGTATCCGGATGCCCACGTAACTGCGCTGAATCAGGAATCAAAGATTTAGGTGTTGTTGCCATCGACGGAGGCTGGGAATTATACGCTGGTGGTAACGGTGGTGTAAAGCTTCGTAAAGGTGATTTGGTAGCAACGGTGAAAACAGAAGCAGAAGTGATCGAATATACAGAAGCTTATTTACAATATTACCGTGAAACTGGAGTTTATGGAGAACGTACATCGGAATGGGTAGAGCGACTGGGAGTTCAACATATTCAAGACATTTTGGCAGATGAAGCAAAACGTGAAGAACTTTGTGGAAGAATGGATACAGCACTTTCCGTTTTAAAAGATCCTTGGAAAGAAGCTGTAAAAAGTGAAAAAATTCAAAAGGATTTATACGAAGTCATAGAAGCAAAGTGA
- a CDS encoding NarK family nitrate/nitrite MFS transporter, giving the protein MSTKTGNPYKGNIKILMLTTFAFFITFVVWFNMAPFVATIKETLNLTDQEVGVLLTMNVALTIPARVIIGMLVDRFGPRKVYSSLMAIMSIPCFMFALGESFVQLFIARTLLAMIGAGFVIGIRMVSEWFPAKHLGVAEGVYGGWGNFGSAAAAFTLPLIAVYIMEHSFGLENGWRWAIGFTGLVSLLYSFIYFKSVKDTPEGRQFKRPKRSGAMEVSNYGDMIFLMAMTLPMYVILGVLTWKVQGLGLINSGISSLIYGLLALLFISNCYKIWSVNKEHIQEGVQEKEKYSFKQVAILDLAYFCTFGSELAVVSMLPLFFLTTFNLSVTQAGMIASSYAFMNLVARPSGGWLSDKFGRKKTLTILVAGLSVTYLCMGFVNASWSIIAAVILTMTCSFFVQAGEGSVFSMVPLVKKRLTGQVAGMVGAYGNVGATTFLTVLTFVSPQAFFVVIGCASLVCFAACFFLKEPDVEAIEQQAAEVEEDMVGEKVVA; this is encoded by the coding sequence ATGAGTACTAAAACAGGCAACCCATACAAAGGGAATATTAAGATTTTAATGTTAACGACTTTTGCATTTTTCATTACATTTGTTGTTTGGTTTAATATGGCACCTTTTGTTGCTACCATTAAAGAAACTTTGAATTTAACGGATCAAGAAGTTGGAGTGCTGCTCACAATGAACGTTGCTTTAACAATTCCAGCACGTGTAATTATTGGAATGTTAGTAGATCGGTTTGGTCCTCGTAAAGTTTACTCATCTCTTATGGCGATCATGAGTATTCCTTGTTTTATGTTTGCTCTAGGAGAGAGTTTTGTTCAGCTTTTCATAGCACGTACTTTACTTGCTATGATTGGAGCAGGTTTTGTTATTGGAATTCGCATGGTATCTGAATGGTTTCCTGCGAAACATCTAGGTGTTGCGGAAGGTGTATACGGAGGATGGGGTAATTTTGGTTCTGCAGCTGCTGCATTTACACTTCCATTAATTGCAGTTTATATTATGGAACATTCTTTTGGTTTGGAAAATGGTTGGAGATGGGCAATTGGATTTACTGGATTAGTAAGTTTGCTATATTCTTTTATCTATTTTAAATCTGTGAAAGATACTCCTGAAGGTCGTCAATTTAAACGTCCTAAGCGAAGTGGTGCGATGGAAGTTAGCAATTACGGAGACATGATCTTTTTAATGGCGATGACTTTGCCGATGTATGTGATTTTAGGGGTTCTTACTTGGAAGGTACAGGGATTAGGCTTAATTAATTCTGGAATATCTAGTTTGATATATGGGTTATTAGCATTATTATTTATTTCAAATTGTTATAAAATATGGTCTGTAAACAAAGAGCACATTCAAGAAGGCGTACAAGAAAAAGAAAAGTATTCTTTCAAACAGGTAGCCATATTAGACTTAGCATATTTCTGTACGTTTGGGTCTGAATTAGCGGTTGTTTCTATGCTGCCATTATTTTTCCTGACAACATTTAATCTCTCGGTGACACAAGCAGGAATGATTGCCTCTAGTTATGCATTTATGAACTTAGTGGCTCGTCCAAGTGGAGGATGGCTAAGTGATAAATTTGGTCGTAAAAAAACCTTAACTATTCTTGTAGCCGGATTATCTGTCACATACTTGTGCATGGGATTTGTTAATGCTAGTTGGTCAATCATAGCAGCTGTTATCTTAACAATGACTTGTTCGTTTTTCGTTCAAGCAGGTGAAGGTTCTGTTTTTTCAATGGTACCTTTAGTTAAAAAACGCTTGACTGGTCAAGTGGCAGGCATGGTTGGAGCCTATGGTAATGTAGGTGCGACGACTTTTCTAACAGTACTTACTTTTGTAAGTCCGCAAGCTTTTTTTGTAGTCATTGGTTGCGCCTCTCTAGTCTGTTTTGCGGCATGTTTCTTCTTAAAAGAACCAGATGTTGAAGCGATAGAACAACAAGCTGCGGAAGTGGAAGAAGACATGGTTGGAGAAAAGGTTGTTGCATAA
- a CDS encoding ANTAR domain-containing response regulator encodes MLQYFLLINDSNVLEMGEKKVNSTSNFIETLNTIGYHVQSITTKNNIEKKGLNPIDAVILRVKISDLFGWSQKIISIKDVPLIWWCDTYTSNNREYKLDLGIDGMIFPQMEPSELHWSFHLCANQHKLKTQWKKERQQLLYKLEERKWVEQAKGIISKMKNISEAEAYEFLRKQAMNDRKRLADVAISIVKVHQLLNE; translated from the coding sequence ATGCTACAGTATTTTCTTCTCATCAACGATTCAAATGTTTTGGAAATGGGAGAGAAAAAAGTAAATTCAACTTCAAATTTCATAGAAACATTAAACACAATAGGTTATCATGTCCAATCCATTACAACAAAAAACAATATTGAAAAGAAAGGATTAAACCCCATTGATGCAGTTATTTTACGAGTTAAAATATCTGATTTGTTTGGGTGGTCACAAAAAATTATTTCTATTAAAGATGTTCCTCTTATTTGGTGGTGTGATACGTATACATCAAATAATAGAGAATACAAACTAGATTTAGGGATCGATGGGATGATCTTTCCTCAAATGGAGCCGTCTGAATTACATTGGAGTTTTCACCTTTGTGCAAATCAACACAAACTTAAAACACAATGGAAAAAAGAACGCCAGCAATTATTGTATAAATTAGAGGAAAGAAAATGGGTCGAACAAGCAAAAGGAATTATTTCTAAGATGAAAAACATCTCTGAAGCAGAAGCCTATGAATTTTTACGCAAACAAGCTATGAACGATAGAAAAAGACTAGCAGATGTAGCGATTTCAATTGTTAAGGTTCATCAACTACTCAATGAATAA
- a CDS encoding c-type cytochrome, which produces MSNQRKLVFITFSLILILTTACSDQNGSEPETQINIVDKKSTEYQIYQKNKCLSCHGTDLEGRMGPLTNLQQIGARLEKEEIKNILLNGKEGTHMPAYEGVLPEENINILSDWLSEMK; this is translated from the coding sequence ATGTCTAATCAAAGGAAACTTGTGTTTATTACTTTTAGCCTCATTCTGATTTTAACAACAGCTTGCAGTGATCAGAATGGTTCTGAGCCGGAGACTCAAATAAATATAGTCGACAAAAAATCAACAGAGTATCAAATTTATCAAAAAAATAAATGCCTTTCATGTCATGGAACGGATTTAGAAGGTCGTATGGGACCATTAACTAACTTACAGCAAATTGGAGCACGTTTAGAAAAAGAAGAAATCAAAAATATACTGCTAAATGGAAAAGAAGGCACGCATATGCCTGCTTATGAAGGTGTATTACCCGAAGAAAACATTAATATTTTATCGGATTGGTTATCTGAAATGAAATAA